One window from the genome of bacterium encodes:
- the rpsR gene encoding 30S ribosomal protein S18 has protein sequence MAYQSEREEVELKKHIDYKDVEYLRQFTSPHAKMLPRKRTGLPAGKQRDITQAIKRARYMALMPYLAA, from the coding sequence ATGGCATATCAATCCGAACGGGAAGAGGTAGAGCTTAAGAAGCACATCGATTACAAGGATGTGGAATATCTTCGCCAGTTCACGAGCCCGCACGCGAAGATGCTCCCCAGAAAGCGCACCGGACTTCCGGCCGGAAAGCAGCGCGATATCACGCAGGCGATAAAGCGCGCCCGCTACATGGCCCTCATGCCGTACCTCGCGGCGTAA
- the ssb gene encoding single-stranded DNA-binding protein — protein MYLNKAFVYGNLTRDPELRALPSGQQVASFSIATNRTYKNKEGAKQESTEFHNIVAFGRQAEVIGQYMKKGKAIFVEGRMQTRSWESEGQKKYRSEIVVENFQFGPAGAGMGGGTRGQEGAGEGSQDKGAPADEIQYPDEDINPEDIPF, from the coding sequence ATGTATCTCAACAAAGCTTTCGTCTACGGCAACCTCACCCGCGATCCGGAACTCCGCGCGCTCCCTTCGGGCCAGCAAGTCGCGTCGTTTTCGATCGCGACCAACCGTACATACAAGAACAAGGAGGGGGCGAAGCAGGAGTCGACCGAGTTCCATAACATCGTGGCGTTCGGCCGCCAGGCGGAAGTTATCGGCCAGTACATGAAGAAAGGCAAGGCGATCTTCGTCGAAGGCCGCATGCAGACCCGTTCCTGGGAGAGCGAAGGGCAGAAGAAGTACCGCTCCGAGATCGTCGTCGAGAACTTCCAGTTCGGTCCTGCGGGTGCCGGAATGGGCGGAGGTACCCGCGGCCAGGAGGGCGCGGGAGAGGGAAGCCAGGACAAGGGCGCGCCCGCCGACGAGATCCAGTACCCGGACGAAGACATCAACCCGGAAGACATTCCGTTTTAA
- a CDS encoding TatD family hydrolase, whose translation MKYFDAHCHVQFDLFDEDRGRLFENLAENEVGGIVVGVDRKSSEQAIVLVESRPDFYASVGLHPNDTPEERFDETAFRSLAAHPKVVSIGECGLDYFRPVDTSDEAKKKQRAVFESHVVLAAETGKPLMIHARPSKGTVDAYSDLIDILESAKREHGDRLTGNVHFFVGGIEEARKLFALDFTTSYTAVLTFTHDYDEVVRAAPLTHLLSETDSPYVAPSSRRGKRNDPLAVMDVVSAIARIRGEEVETVREALLINARRIFKLA comes from the coding sequence ATGAAGTATTTCGATGCGCATTGCCACGTCCAGTTCGACCTGTTCGACGAGGACCGAGGAAGGCTCTTCGAGAATCTTGCGGAGAATGAGGTCGGCGGCATCGTTGTCGGCGTCGACCGGAAGTCTTCCGAGCAGGCGATAGTCCTCGTGGAGAGCCGTCCCGACTTCTACGCCTCTGTCGGACTCCATCCGAACGACACGCCCGAAGAAAGATTCGACGAGACGGCCTTCCGCTCGCTTGCCGCGCACCCGAAGGTAGTTTCGATAGGGGAGTGCGGGCTAGACTATTTCCGCCCCGTTGATACAAGCGACGAAGCGAAGAAAAAACAGCGAGCGGTATTCGAGAGCCATGTCGTGCTTGCAGCCGAGACCGGGAAGCCCCTGATGATTCATGCGCGGCCTTCCAAGGGAACGGTCGACGCATATAGCGATCTCATCGATATTCTCGAAAGCGCGAAGCGCGAGCACGGAGACCGCCTTACCGGAAATGTACATTTCTTCGTAGGCGGCATCGAAGAGGCGCGCAAGCTCTTCGCGCTTGATTTCACTACGTCCTATACGGCCGTGCTCACTTTTACCCACGACTATGACGAGGTGGTACGCGCCGCGCCCCTTACGCACCTTCTCTCCGAAACCGATTCTCCCTACGTCGCTCCCTCATCCCGCAGGGGGAAGAGGAACGATCCTTTGGCCGTCATGGATGTCGTCTCCGCCATCGCCCGCATCCGCGGGGAGGAAGTCGAAACTGTCCGCGAAGCGCTTCTTATAAACGCCAGGCGGATCTTTAAGCTCGCCTGA
- a CDS encoding nucleoside triphosphate pyrophosphohydrolase family protein has translation MTDFHRKHGYDVGTGNMAVMSLRIGLLIEELGELHAVVSKGVGDISEEHADLLYLLLGNCVTLGIDIETAFFAKHAINMRREAKVVRGNRRVSDWSHEKSQE, from the coding sequence GTGACTGATTTTCATCGAAAGCACGGCTACGACGTGGGGACCGGGAACATGGCGGTCATGTCGCTCAGAATTGGACTACTCATAGAAGAACTGGGTGAACTCCACGCCGTGGTTTCAAAGGGTGTTGGCGACATTTCAGAGGAACACGCAGACCTCTTGTATCTACTTCTTGGAAACTGCGTCACGCTTGGTATTGATATAGAAACTGCTTTCTTTGCAAAACATGCCATTAACATGCGGAGGGAAGCCAAGGTAGTGAGGGGGAACCGCCGTGTATCGGATTGGTCCCATGAAAAATCTCAGGAATGA
- a CDS encoding adenylosuccinate synthetase codes for MKATVIIGAQYGSEGKGKIAAYLSDEFARAVRTGGPNSGHTVERNGTFYQVRAVPSAFVNQQCRLAIGAGAIINTAVLLGELTACGIVEGRLIVDPQAVIIDEEYQNSELDLISSISSTGQGVGAAIAAKVLRRKVTLARDVPELRPLLADVAGTINSELQQGLAVMIEGSQGFFLSLHHGYYPFVTGRETTASSFCAEVGIGPKDVGQVIGVLRTHPIRVGGPSGPLQDEIDWQTVTAESGYPTPLLEITTVTKRIRRVGRFSMAEAKRSLMINSATQIALNFVDYLDHANFGLRSYTALTASTKKFIDALETQTGVPVSLVGTGPRNSDMIDLRREKNLPH; via the coding sequence ATGAAAGCTACAGTCATCATCGGTGCGCAGTATGGCAGCGAAGGAAAAGGTAAGATTGCAGCTTATCTTTCAGATGAGTTCGCTCGTGCAGTTCGAACTGGCGGGCCAAACTCGGGGCATACCGTCGAGCGCAATGGCACGTTCTATCAAGTTCGAGCGGTCCCTAGTGCCTTCGTGAACCAACAATGTCGCCTCGCGATTGGTGCCGGGGCCATAATAAACACTGCCGTACTATTAGGAGAATTAACGGCATGTGGTATTGTCGAGGGGCGTTTGATAGTTGACCCTCAGGCTGTCATAATTGATGAAGAATATCAAAATTCGGAACTAGATTTAATCAGTTCGATTTCGTCCACCGGACAAGGCGTTGGTGCAGCAATCGCAGCTAAGGTCTTACGTCGGAAAGTAACTCTCGCAAGAGACGTGCCCGAGTTGCGGCCACTGCTTGCCGATGTTGCTGGCACGATCAATTCCGAACTCCAACAAGGCCTAGCTGTAATGATTGAGGGGTCGCAAGGATTTTTCTTGAGTTTGCATCATGGTTACTATCCGTTTGTAACAGGCAGGGAAACGACCGCAAGTTCATTTTGCGCCGAAGTAGGAATCGGTCCCAAAGATGTGGGTCAAGTGATTGGAGTTCTCCGCACCCACCCGATTAGAGTTGGCGGCCCTTCGGGACCTCTTCAAGACGAAATCGATTGGCAGACCGTCACCGCCGAGTCGGGCTACCCAACACCGCTGTTAGAGATAACTACCGTTACCAAACGAATTCGACGCGTCGGGAGGTTCTCAATGGCCGAAGCTAAACGATCTTTGATGATCAATTCGGCGACCCAAATTGCTTTAAACTTCGTCGACTACTTGGACCATGCAAACTTTGGACTTAGAAGCTACACCGCACTGACTGCTTCAACAAAAAAATTCATCGACGCACTAGAGACACAAACGGGAGTTCCCGTTTCGCTGGTGGGCACGGGGCCCCGTAACAGCGATATGATAGACTTACGACGCGAAAAGAACCTCCCCCATTAG